The sequence ACAAACGCCAGCAAGCTGGCTGGACTCGCTGACGCTCGCCTGTGTTGGCGGCGTTATGAGGAAATAATCTGTTAGGCGCGGAGTAAATTTATAGATTGTTATCGAGTTGTCTAAGCTAAAGCAGCGAAGAATAAGGGTAAAACCCTTAGTAATCCCCTCATTTTAATAGCAGATCGCGTCATGTTAGCTGCACAATCTAAATATGCACTAACCCCAAAAATCAGCTGAGACCGCATTGTGCCTAGGGATAGGAAATTTTCTAAGTTACGCAGTACCACAGTAGAGTTTCGTCGTTTCTTGCCACTACTGCTCTCAAACTCAGGTGTGGCGCGGTTTATATGAGGGGATTGGTAAGGGTAAAACCAGCATCATTAAAGTTAAGATCAAAAGGGATGATTATGAAAGGAATAATAAAAACCTATTTACCTGAAAAGAGATATGGGTTTATCAAGGGTGATGATGGCAAGGATTATTTTTTTCATGCAAGCGAATTCCGTGACAAGGAGCATGCTGAGCAATTATGTGAGGAGGGCTTCGTCCATTTTGACCAGCAGGCAACGCCTAAAGGATATAAAGCAAAAAATTGCTCGCTTCTTAACCCTTCTGATATATTAACTTACATCAAACCCGATGAATTTATGACAACTAGATCGAGGCATGTCTCTGGTTGGGAAGTTCTTGAGCAGAGTAGTTGGATTGTTCATGGTTCCTCAAGAGACTCCCCTGATGCAGCGAAAAAAGAAACCATGGATGGTGCTGTACGCATAGGTGCTAATGCACTTATAAATTTTGAATATTATAAGACTACTGGTTCTGAGCCCGGAACTGGTAATGGTACTTATAATTATACTATTCATAATTTCCGTGGCCGTGCAGTAACAATAGCTAAACGCAATTCTAAAGGAAAGCATCTAGAGAGTGACTTTCTAGGTTTAAATGAAAAAGGGGAACAGTTAAAAGCTAGATTGATTGAAGATACGAAGAAGAGTAAAAACAAAAGAAATGTTATTTGGCTTATAGTTTCCTTGCTTACTTTTATATCGTTGTCAACTGTATTTTTTAATAGTGTTTTTTATATTATTTTCTTTGTTTTTATAGGTTTTGTCTTTGGTCGTTCAACTGATTATGACTCTTGGTTAGAGAGGGCGTGAACTATTTTAATAGTTTATAATTTTCGTTTAGATAATACACATTAAAAACCAGCTTAACAGGACACCCATGTTAGTTGTTTGCTTGAAGCTCATAACAAGGCCAATCACAAACGCCAGCAAGCTGGCTGGATTCGCTACGTTCGCCTGTGTTGGCGGCGTTAAGTGCAATCAGCAATAGTGACATCAAAAAGTAGGGAAGTATGAGTATTAATATAAAGTGGGATGGCGATTGTAATTTTAGTGTGTTAACTGAAAGCGGCTTTACGTTTAATGTTGACGCTACAAGTAAGAAAGCTCCTTGTCCAACTGAAGTTCTATTGTCGGCTTTA comes from Oceanisphaera profunda and encodes:
- a CDS encoding cold-shock protein, whose protein sequence is MKGIIKTYLPEKRYGFIKGDDGKDYFFHASEFRDKEHAEQLCEEGFVHFDQQATPKGYKAKNCSLLNPSDILTYIKPDEFMTTRSRHVSGWEVLEQSSWIVHGSSRDSPDAAKKETMDGAVRIGANALINFEYYKTTGSEPGTGNGTYNYTIHNFRGRAVTIAKRNSKGKHLESDFLGLNEKGEQLKARLIEDTKKSKNKRNVIWLIVSLLTFISLSTVFFNSVFYIIFFVFIGFVFGRSTDYDSWLERA